Genomic segment of Microbacterium hydrocarbonoxydans:
CCGCGATGCCGTGCGCGTGTTCGTCAGATACGGATTGAAGTTCCGCGTGAAGAACGGATTCCCCTTGTCCGCATTGATGAGCATCGTGTCGTCGCCGATCGACGGATCGGGCTGCGAACTGATCTGGATGCTGCAACCGCTGAGCACGACGGCTGCTGCCGCCAGTCCCGCGATCGCCGCTCTCCGCCAGCGTCGGAGCATGTGCGTCTTCGCCACACTGCCACCTCATGTCGTCTGTGTCATGAAGGGGGTCCCACGGGTCGGGGCACCCCGCGGCCGAAGCCGCATGAGCAATTGTAAGCGCATACATTTGCCCCTGCAACCCCTCGCATCACCCCCGATTCCCCCGATCCCCTGCTGCGACGGGCGTGGGAGCGGTATCAGGACCCGGTCTCACTCGGGGACGCGTCGCAGCGAGTCGACCATGCTCCGCAGAGCGCGGAGCGCGGCGGACTGCTCCTCCGGGGTCATCCCGGTGAGCATCCTGACCTCGACCGAGCGGACGGCGGCCGTCGCCGCGGCGAGGCTCTTGCGCCCCTTCGGCGTCAGGCTGGTCGGCAGCGCCTTGCCGACCGGAGCCTCGTCGGCCCGCGAGACGAATCCTTCGCGCTCGAGCGATTGAAGGAGCACGTTCATCGACTGACGCGTGACGAACGCTCCCCGAGCGAGTTCAGAGTTCGAGAGCCCCGGCCGCTGAGCGAGGAGTTCGAGACACGAGTAGTGCGTGATCGTCATGC
This window contains:
- a CDS encoding MarR family transcriptional regulator gives rise to the protein MSQDRAGIDLDTSLGYLLKEASSALRVEMEAVLKPLGMTITHYSCLELLAQRPGLSNSELARGAFVTRQSMNVLLQSLEREGFVSRADEAPVGKALPTSLTPKGRKSLAAATAAVRSVEVRMLTGMTPEEQSAALRALRSMVDSLRRVPE